The segment ATGAGTGTGGCTCACAAAGAACCAAAGCTCACGACCGCGTTTAGCTAATTGCCAAACTATATTATTAGGATCTTTATAATAATCAAACACATAGCAACGCTTACCATCATCTACGAGGAAGCCACTATGAGCTAAAAACGTAACATTTAACATTATTATCAATACCTCTATTTTATTGAGAATTTATATCATTCGTATTGTTTATTATATCATATTTTTCTTAATACATGTCATAAACAAATGGCTATTTATGACATATATAAAGGCCTTTTTAAAGCCTTATCAAATATATAATGCCCCATGTTTATAATCATAATAAGGGCAGAAATGCCGCTGACATTGCTTAGATGCGGCCAGCGGCTTTCATATAGTCGATATATTGGTTACCCCAGTGTTCAAGGGATGCTAAAACAGTCTTAAAACCTGCCCCCACTTCGGTAAGGCTATATTCAACCTTTGGTGGAATGGTGCCGTATACTTCACGGTGCACAAGGCCATCATCCTCTAATTGGCGTAATGCTCTAGTAAGTGTTGCTTGTGTAATTGGGTAT is part of the Veillonella nakazawae genome and harbors:
- a CDS encoding winged helix-turn-helix transcriptional regulator → MAEQLVNVHDLVGRCPFATSQKLLAGKWSLLIMHELAEGPVRFRELERRLYPITQATLTRALRQLEDDGLVHREVYGTIPPKVEYSLTEVGAGFKTVLASLEHWGNQYIDYMKAAGRI